The proteins below are encoded in one region of Hordeum vulgare subsp. vulgare chromosome 3H, MorexV3_pseudomolecules_assembly, whole genome shotgun sequence:
- the LOC123440777 gene encoding defensin SD2-like, translating into MGFNRAHLFAAFALVLLILSHSAEAIHPRPRICHSPSHIYQGTCSNRKCVEVCHSEHFTGGYCSRRGIATKAHCECTVKCGHQSPSPPSEVPEPPPSERPAPTKVM; encoded by the exons ATGGGGTTCAACAGAGCACATTTGTTTGCTGCCTTCGCCCTCGTCCTGCTCATCTTGTCCCACA GTGCGGAGGCGATTCATCCCCGTCCCCGGATATGCCattccccaagccatatttatcAAGGCACATGCAGCAACCGCAAATGCGTGGAGGTGTGCCACAGCGAGCACTTCACCGGCGGCTACTGCTCACGCAGAGGGATTGCTACAAAAGCCCACTGTGAATGTACCGTAAAATGCGGCCATCAAAGTCCTTCACCGCCGTCGGAAGTGCCGGAGCCGCCGCCATCTGAACGGCCAGCACCAACAAAAGTCATGTAG